The DNA segment CCCGTGGTGAATTGGGTTCGAGAGGATCGGCAGAAATTCGCGATCAAGAATCTGCGGCGGCGGCAAAAATTTTGAAAGTTGCAGTAAGAGAAAATTTGCGAATGAGAGATGGATTTTTTGTCAATGACGAAGCGCATCAGATGCAAATCATCCAAATGATCCGAAAATATCAACCCGAAATTGTGTTGTGCAACGCGGTTGATGACCGACATATTGATCACGGAAAAGGTAGCAAATTAGTTTCGGATGCTTGTTTTCTTTCGGGATTGGTGCGCATAGAAACGGAGCTTGATGGAGAAGCGCAGAAAGTGTGGCGCCCAAAATTGGTTTACCATTATATTCAGTGGAAGCAATGCGAACCAGATTTTGTGGTAGATATTACAGGTTTCGAAAAAATCAAAGCTGAGGCAATTATGGCTTACAGTTCTCAATTTTACCAAGAAGGATCTGACGAA comes from the Flavobacterium ardleyense genome and includes:
- the bshB1 gene encoding bacillithiol biosynthesis deacetylase BshB1 gives rise to the protein MKLDILAFGAHPDDVELGCGGTIAKEVSLGKKVGIVDLTRGELGSRGSAEIRDQESAAAAKILKVAVRENLRMRDGFFVNDEAHQMQIIQMIRKYQPEIVLCNAVDDRHIDHGKGSKLVSDACFLSGLVRIETELDGEAQKVWRPKLVYHYIQWKQCEPDFVVDITGFEKIKAEAIMAYSSQFYQEGSDEPITPIATKNFKDSLHYRAQDLGRLIGTDFGEGFTVERYLAVNSLGDLI